Proteins co-encoded in one Sebastes fasciatus isolate fSebFas1 chromosome 11, fSebFas1.pri, whole genome shotgun sequence genomic window:
- the slc25a24l gene encoding solute carrier family 25 member 24, like isoform X1 translates to MDQFRGLFAKLDQNEDGFISVSELHDEMRKHGILSADGKVQNIIDSYDKNKDGLLDYKEFLSYMMDRERKWKIYFHDLDKNKCGVIDQEDIICLFQELGVVISKPNAKKIIQMMDKDSSMTVDWGEFLHHVILNPVDNIGELVSSWKHSLVFDVGESRAMPIEFPDEASGFGAWRTFVLSAGLADAVSRTVTAPIDRLKTQLQVHGSKAFSQGFQEMKAGGLRSMWQGNAVNVLKGTPQSTLQCLIYAQMKVYTQNSTQQTLTVQQRFGLGCVSGAVAHAAFYPLEVLKVRLNLQQAGTYHGVVAGARSIYRHESLSSFYRGFKPSILCMIPYAGVECAVHQSIMNWAKNDPAYNSDSKLFFFSFVAFASGQITSYPLAVIRTQQQAQAFSPDSRQASGVLQGLKGIYERGGIRGYYNGMGASFVRAIPCVLINHTLTRKFEDLVS, encoded by the exons ATGGATCAGTTTCGTGGTTTATTTGCTAAACTGGATCAAAACGAGGATGGATTCATATCAGTGTCGGAGCTGCATGATGAAATGAGGAAGCATGGGATCCTGTCAGCGGATGGAAAGGTCCAG AATATCATTGATTcttatgacaaaaacaaagatggcctGTTGGATTATAAAGAGTTCCTCAGCTACAtgatggacagagagaggaaatggaaaATATACTTTCATGACCTTGACAAGAACAAGTGTG GGGTGATTGACCAGGAGGACATCATATGTTTGTTTCAGGAGTTAGGAGTGGTCATATCAAAGccgaatgcaaaaaaaataattcaaat GATGGACAAGGACAGCTCGATGACGGTAGACTGGGGTGAGTTCCTGCACCATGTCATCCTCAACCCTGTGGACAACATCGGGGAGCTGGTGTCGTCATGGAAACACAGTCTG GTCTTCGATGTGGGTGAGAGTCGTGCGATGCCCATCGAGTTCCCCGACGAGGCGTCTGGTTTTGGTGCGTGGAGGACATTTGTTCTCTCAGCGGGTCTGGCAGATGCTGTATCTCGAACTGTGACAGCACCCATCGACCGCCTTAAGACCCAACTCCAG GTTCACGGATCCAAAGCCTTCTCTCAGGGCTTTCAGGAGATGAAGGCGGGCGGTCTGCGGTCGATGTGGCAAGGCAACGCCGTCAACGTGCTGAAAGGAACACCGCAGTCAACGCTACAGTGTCTCATCTACGCCCAG ATGAAGGTGTACACCCAGAACAGCACGCAGCAGACTCTGACGGTGCAGCAGCGTTTCGGCCTGGGTTGTGTGTCCGGTGCCGTCGCTCACGCTGCCTTCTACCCTTTAGAG GTGCTGAAGGTGAGGTTGAACCTACAGCAAGCTGGCACCTACCACGGTGTTGTTGCAGGCGCCCGATCTATTTACAGACACGAGTCGCTGTCCTCCTTTTACAGAGGATTCAAGCCGAGCATCCTCTGCATGATCCCCTACGCAGGTGTGGAGTGTGCAGTTCATCAG TCGATCATGAACTGGGCAAAGAATGATCCAGCCTACAACAGCGACTCCAAACTGTTTTTCTTCAGTTTTGTGGCCTTTGCTTCTGGACAAATCACCAGTTACCCGCTGGCAGTGATCCGGACTCAGCAGCAAGCACAAG CTTTCAGCCCAGATTCCCGTCAAGCTTCAGGTGTATTACAGGGACTTAAAGGGATATATGAGAGAGGTGGAATTAGAGGATATTATAATGGAATGGGAGCCAGCTTCGTCAGGGCTATTCCCTGTGTTCTGATAAACCACACTTTAACTAGAAAATTTGAAGATCTGGTTTCTTGA
- the slc25a24l gene encoding solute carrier family 25 member 24, like isoform X2 encodes MRKHGILSADGKVQNIIDSYDKNKDGLLDYKEFLSYMMDRERKWKIYFHDLDKNKCGVIDQEDIICLFQELGVVISKPNAKKIIQMMDKDSSMTVDWGEFLHHVILNPVDNIGELVSSWKHSLVFDVGESRAMPIEFPDEASGFGAWRTFVLSAGLADAVSRTVTAPIDRLKTQLQVHGSKAFSQGFQEMKAGGLRSMWQGNAVNVLKGTPQSTLQCLIYAQMKVYTQNSTQQTLTVQQRFGLGCVSGAVAHAAFYPLEVLKVRLNLQQAGTYHGVVAGARSIYRHESLSSFYRGFKPSILCMIPYAGVECAVHQSIMNWAKNDPAYNSDSKLFFFSFVAFASGQITSYPLAVIRTQQQAQAFSPDSRQASGVLQGLKGIYERGGIRGYYNGMGASFVRAIPCVLINHTLTRKFEDLVS; translated from the exons ATGAGGAAGCATGGGATCCTGTCAGCGGATGGAAAGGTCCAG AATATCATTGATTcttatgacaaaaacaaagatggcctGTTGGATTATAAAGAGTTCCTCAGCTACAtgatggacagagagaggaaatggaaaATATACTTTCATGACCTTGACAAGAACAAGTGTG GGGTGATTGACCAGGAGGACATCATATGTTTGTTTCAGGAGTTAGGAGTGGTCATATCAAAGccgaatgcaaaaaaaataattcaaat GATGGACAAGGACAGCTCGATGACGGTAGACTGGGGTGAGTTCCTGCACCATGTCATCCTCAACCCTGTGGACAACATCGGGGAGCTGGTGTCGTCATGGAAACACAGTCTG GTCTTCGATGTGGGTGAGAGTCGTGCGATGCCCATCGAGTTCCCCGACGAGGCGTCTGGTTTTGGTGCGTGGAGGACATTTGTTCTCTCAGCGGGTCTGGCAGATGCTGTATCTCGAACTGTGACAGCACCCATCGACCGCCTTAAGACCCAACTCCAG GTTCACGGATCCAAAGCCTTCTCTCAGGGCTTTCAGGAGATGAAGGCGGGCGGTCTGCGGTCGATGTGGCAAGGCAACGCCGTCAACGTGCTGAAAGGAACACCGCAGTCAACGCTACAGTGTCTCATCTACGCCCAG ATGAAGGTGTACACCCAGAACAGCACGCAGCAGACTCTGACGGTGCAGCAGCGTTTCGGCCTGGGTTGTGTGTCCGGTGCCGTCGCTCACGCTGCCTTCTACCCTTTAGAG GTGCTGAAGGTGAGGTTGAACCTACAGCAAGCTGGCACCTACCACGGTGTTGTTGCAGGCGCCCGATCTATTTACAGACACGAGTCGCTGTCCTCCTTTTACAGAGGATTCAAGCCGAGCATCCTCTGCATGATCCCCTACGCAGGTGTGGAGTGTGCAGTTCATCAG TCGATCATGAACTGGGCAAAGAATGATCCAGCCTACAACAGCGACTCCAAACTGTTTTTCTTCAGTTTTGTGGCCTTTGCTTCTGGACAAATCACCAGTTACCCGCTGGCAGTGATCCGGACTCAGCAGCAAGCACAAG CTTTCAGCCCAGATTCCCGTCAAGCTTCAGGTGTATTACAGGGACTTAAAGGGATATATGAGAGAGGTGGAATTAGAGGATATTATAATGGAATGGGAGCCAGCTTCGTCAGGGCTATTCCCTGTGTTCTGATAAACCACACTTTAACTAGAAAATTTGAAGATCTGGTTTCTTGA